A DNA window from Phragmites australis chromosome 11, lpPhrAust1.1, whole genome shotgun sequence contains the following coding sequences:
- the LOC133884237 gene encoding uncharacterized protein LOC133884237 has protein sequence MTITSLGTAPNAGGSPRSTLLAPPKARKITTHKSRRLPGGCAGGAVDVRNQEKAANFERPGGPCQEPEVAAVALALPPPSRVQEPLKQKRGRDTNGRDIIWKSKKRRSAVAAARERGNAMAEVNRTAAAATSYLTVQEPVGNRDGVDCICKKGHRSSGGSIGVTVDERTEEKVWPFKFGAPVHGLDGLRQDLEVSVPDLALPLRSVPKPMKRDHHGKRTKHSDQVNTAEPSTPPQGIQRPAIKAKAAVPRGRKSTKHSDLKTTKEPFMSLNSGLQFLGVTNVTPVLAKTLTPTDSRLNQARLQFSRRVVMDSPLMSMLTPDERQAVHKEGKLEGLQLEALDRHGRSYNMRFGYIGSNKAYRLKQQWRKFLTQNGVSEGDLVEVGAFRVNGRVMLTLLNYAMEGPTPEEIEAAKGLLMLSDFKDETKS, from the coding sequence ATGACCATCACCTCCTTGGGCACGGCCCCGAACGCCGGCGGCAGCCCCCGTTCCACGTTGCTGGCGCCGCCCAAGGCAAGAAAGATCACGACACACAAGAGTCGTCGTTTGCCTGGAGGCTGCGCCGGCGGGGCCGTGGATGTGAGGAATCAAGAAAAGGCAGCGAATTTCGAGCGCCCGGGTGGTCCGTGCCAAGAACCCGAGGTAGCCGCCGTCGCCCTAGcgcttcctcctccttcgaggGTTCAAGAACCGTTGAAGCAGAAGCGTGGGCGCGACACCAACGGCAGGGATATAATCTGGAAGTCCAAGAAGCGACGCTCGGCCGTGGCTGCAGCTCGTGAGCGTGGCAATGCGATGGCGGAGGTGAACAGGACGGCGGCTGCTGCCACGTCGTACCTAACCGTCCAAGAACCAGTTGGCAACAGGGACGGCGTCGATTGCATCTGCAAGAAGGGTCACCGCTCATCAGGAGGGAGCATTGGAGTGACCGTGGATGAGAGGACAGAAGAAAAGGTTTGGCCTTTCAAGTTTGGTGCCCCTGTCCATGGCCTGGATGGCCTGCGCCAAGACTTGGAAGTTAGCGTCCCGGACCTTGCATTGCCGCTTCGGAGTGTTCCGAAACCCATGAAGCGTGATCACCATGGCAAGCGCACCAAACATTCTGATCAGGTGAACACGGCAGAGCCCTCAACTCCGCCCCAAGGAATCCAGCGACCCGCAATAAAAGCTAAGGCTGCTGTTCCGCGTGGTCGCAAGAGCACCAAACATTCTGATCTCAAGACCACGAAGGAACCTTTCATGAGCTTGAACTCTGGGCTGCAATTTTTGGGCGTGACCAATGTGACACCAGTTCTTGCCAAGACTCTAACTCCCACCGATTCCCGCTTGAACCAGGCCCGCTTGCAATTCTCACGTCGGGTGGTCATGGACTCGCCGCTGATGAGCATGCTCACACCAGATGAGCGTCAAGCTGTGCATAAAGAGGGCAAATTGGAAGGGCTACAGTTGGAGGCCCTTGACCGACATGGCCGCTCCTACAATATGAGGTTTGGGTATATCGGTAGCAATAAAGCATACCGCCTCAAGCAACAGTGGAGAAAGTTCTTGACACAAAATGGCGTGAGCGAGGGTGATTTGGTTGAGGTTGGGGCTTTCCGCGTCAATGGTAGGGTCATGCTAACGTTGTTGAATTATGCAATGGAGGGCCCGACTCCCGAGGAGATAGAGGCAGCGAAAGGCTTGTTAATGCTGTCAGATTTCAAGGATGAAACAAAGTCATAG